The nucleotide window AACACTTCAACAGTTTCAAGCGAATGAAGTAGGGCGGAGTGATCTGGATTTTTCTTGTTAAAGTCTTCATGAATTTGTTGCGTAAATTGATTTTCAACTTGACCAGTCATGAGTGGTTGAATATTGACAACTTTTTCTTTCTCCAAATGCAATTCCTCCTCCTTTTCGGCTCGCACTAATTATACCATAAAATCGCTTTAAATAACGTTTAATCCTGTATTTTAAATAGAACAATAAATTCTTTTTTATAACAAAATATTGTCATTTTCTTATCGTGGAAAATAGAAATTGAGAAAAAGTTCACACTGGTGGCTATTTTTGCCGGGTAAAACAGAAAAAATCGGTTTGTAAAAGCTTGCACTATTTTGCTTTCGGTGCTCTGAGTGACCTTGTACCAGTGGTTTAACAGGGATATAATGAAATGGAAATAACGCTTTCATGAGAGGGTGATCTTTTCAATTGAAGATTCAAAAATTAGTCTTATGTGCGATGTTGATTGCGATGTGTGTAATTGGCGCGAACATAAAATTAATGGGTTCTGTTGCATTTGACGCAGCTCCAGCTTTTATTGGAACTTTGCTGCTTGGTCCGATGTACGGCGCAGTGCTTGGGATTTTCGGTCATTTAACATCAGCATTACTGGCGGGTTTTCCGCTCACACTACCGATTCATTTGATTGTCGCTGGAATGATGGGCGTAACAATGATAGCTTACGGGTTTACACGCCAAAAACTGGCAGAAAAAAATCCACTAGTAGCTATTAGTGTATCGAGTGTTGTCGCTTTTGTTTTTAATTGCCCATTATCATTACTTGCACTTTATCCATTAATGCATCAAGCGGTGTTTGTTTTATTCCCAGTTCTTGCAGTGGGAACGATTTGCAACATTTTAGTCGCAGAAATCGTTTACCAAGTATTACCAGAACGCTGGAAAAGACGAATTGCCGGGTACTAAACAACTAAATAGGTGAATATATTAATCCGGGAAAGAGGTGAAAATCCTCTACAGGCCCTAGCTACTGTAATACGGACGAAAGCCAAACATATGTCACTGGAAGTAATTCCGGGAAGACTGGTGAGTAGGATGATGTTAAGTCAGGAGACCGCTTTTATATTCGATATCCAAAAACAACTTCTAAGGGAGCGAGTTGTCTTGATTAAGTAGATTTTCACGATGGGGAAGTTTCTTTGTGCTACAAGGAAATAGCTTATTTGCGTAAATCTCAAAAAGACGCCAAAGTTCTGTTTGGTGTCTTTTTTTATGGCTAAATTTGAAAGGTGAAAAGAGATGAACAAAATCTTAATTGCGGCTGCATCAAGTGGAGCTGGCAAAACAACAGTCACGCTTGGAATTATGCATGCACTGAGAAAAAGAGGCTTACGGGTTCAACCGTTCAAAGTAGGGCCAGATTACATTGACACCAATTATCATCAGGCGATAACAGGTGTTGCATCGATTAATTTAGATAGTTTCCTGATTGATGATGATGCTATGCTCGCTGCTCTTTTTCAAAAGCACGGGGAATCGGCGGATATTTCGGTGATTGAGGGTGTGATGGGATTATTTGATGGGCTTGGGATTGATCGTGACAATGCGAGCACGTCCTTTATTGCCAAATGCACGAAAACGCCCGTGATTTTAGTCGTGGATGGTAAAGCGATTTCGACTTCCGCGGCAGCAATTGTGGATGGTTTTAATCGTTTTGATCCGGAGCTGAAAATTGCTGGTGTGATTATTAATCGAGTTGCTTCTGAAAACCATTTTTCCTTAATTAAAGGGGCGATTGAGCGTTATACGGATGTGCCGGTACTAGGCTACTTACCGAAAAACGTGGCGGTTGCACTTCCAGAACGGCATCTTGGTTTAGTACCACAAGAAGAAATGACGGAATTAGAAACAAAATGGGAGTTACTTGGTGATTTGATTGCCGAACATGTTGATTTGGAACGATTGTTGGAAATAAGCAAGTCTAGTGAAGATTTGGTCGGAGAGTCACTTGATATCGCGCTGCCGGACTTTAGTGGACTTCGGGTTGCTTATGCGCTCGATGCAGCATTTCATTTTTATTATCAAGATAACTTAGAACTGATTCGTTCGACTGGGGCAACGCTGATTCCGTTTAGCCCACTGGAAGATAAGGAAGTTCCAAAAGCGGATTTCATCTATATTGGCGGCGGGTTTCCGGAGGTGTTTGCGGAGCGGCTCGCACGTAACAAAAGCATGAGGAAATCGATTTTGGCTGCGCATGAAAGATGCGTTCCAATTTATGCGGAGTGTGGCGGGTTGATGTATCTTGGTTCGCATTTGGAAATGGACGATGCCCAATATGAAATGGTCGGTATTTTTTCTGGGATAAGTAAGATGACGACGCGACTTCGGAAGTTTGGTTACTGTACCGCGACACCAAGCACAGACACGTTGATTGGCAAAAAAGGCTCCGCAATTCGGGGTCATGAATTCCATCATTCGATTTTTGAAACGACCGAAACACCTTGTCTAGAGCTTTCGAAAAAACGAGACGGCGAAATAGTGAAAGAATGGCTTGGCGGCTATCAAAAGGGGAATACGTTTGCGAGTTATTTGCACATTCATTTCTATCAAAATCCAGCAATCCTAGTTCAGATGTTTAGGAGTGCGCAGCGATGACATTACTATTTTATACGGCATCCTTTCTTTTAGATTGCTTGCTAGGTGACCCATACAGCTGGCCGCATCCAATCAAAGCAATCGGAAATTGGATTCAATTTTTAACGAACGTTTTACGGAAACTTTTTCATGCGAAGGCATTATATTTTGCTGGTGGATTATTATTCGTTCTAACGGTTGGTATGACAGGCTTTGTTTCATGGTTAATTCTTTACCTTAGTGCAAAAATTGCTTTCTGGCTTTACGCAGCTGTTTTCATATACTTGGCTTATACAACACTTGCGATGACTTGTCTTGCAAAAGAAGCGCGGAAAATAGAGCGGACACTAGCTGACGGGGATTTGGCGGCGGCTAGAGTGCAAGTTGGGATGATTGTTGGGCGCGACACAGATAAGCTATCGGCAGAACAAATTAGCAAAGCAACGATTGAAACTGTAGCCGAAAACACGGCAGACGGTGTAATTGCACCACTTTTTTACTTGTTCATCGGCGGACCAGTGCTTGCTTTAATGTATAAGGCGGTCAATACGCTGGATTCAATGGTCGGTTATAAAAATGAAAAATATCGCGCGATTGGTTTTGTTTCCGCGAAAATGGATGATATTGCCAATTTTATTCCAGCAAGACTATCTTGGTTATTCCTCGTTATTGCGAGTTTTATTTTAAGGTATGATGGGCGCGCAGCTTGGGTGATAGGACTTCGGGACCGGAAAAATCATACGAGTCCCAACTGTGCTTATCCAGAAGGTGCGGTTGCGGGGGCACTTGGTATCACGCTTGGTGGCACGCACGAATACTTTGGTGAAACAGTAGTTAAACCAACTATCGGCAGCGGCACCAAACCAGTGACACAAACAGAAATTAGCCAAACAATTCACTTATTATATGCGGCATCAACAATTGCATTTATCGTTTTTGCAAGTATATATCTAATACTATTTTAAAGGAGTGGCACAATGAATTACATTAAAAATCCAGCCAAAATTGAAGAGAAAAGCTTTGAAATTATTCAACAAATTATTGATGATATTCGTCCAGACTACACGTTTCAAAACAAACTAGAGGAAGCGATTATCAAACGTGCGATACATACGACAGCGGATTTTGATTACTTGGATAGCCTTGTTTTTCAACAAGACGCGATTGCGAAAATCATTCATGTTCTTCAAAATAAAGGAACGATTTTCACCGATACTAATATGGCGCTTAGTGGTATTAATAAACGACTTTTAGATGAATTAGGTTGTCAGTATCATTGTTATGTAAGTGATCCGGAAACAATGGAAATTGCGAAACAACACGGTATTACGCGGTCAATGGCCGGAATTAAGCTTGCTTCTTTAAAAGACGGACCGAAATTGTTTGTCTTAGGAAATGCGCCGACAGCGGTGTATAAAATTATCGAAATGACGGAAAGTGGCGAGTTACAAGCGGATGCAGTTGTCGCAGTTCCTGTTGGCTTTGTCGGTGCTGCTGAATGCAAAGAAGAAATTCTTGAAACAGATATTCCAGCAATTGTGGCACGTGGTAGAAAAGGTGGTAGTAACCTTGCTGCGGCGATCATTAATGCTATCTTGATTACGATGTAAAGAAGGCGACAACTGATGGAAGATTTTATTTATTATAATGGCAAAAAATATCGCAAAGGTTATACGACTGGAACGTGTGCGGCCGCCGCGGCTAAAGCTTGTGTTGAAATGATTTTAACACAAGAAGAAGTGAGCGCGGTACAAGTAACGACGACCGGGGGAACTATCCTTGAAATTCCTGTTGCACATCAACAATTTTCCAAAAATAAAGCAACTGCCGCGGTTCAAAAAGATGGCGGGGACGATATTGATGCGACTCACGGAATGTGGATTTTTGTGGATGTGGAATTAACGGATAGCGCTGAGATTGTATTAGATGGCGGTGTTGGGATTGGACGTGCCACGCAAAAAGGAATTTCTGTTGCAGTTGGCGAAGCGGCAATTAACCCGGCACCACGGAAAAATATTTTAGCAACGGTGCGCGAATCACTTGGCGAAAATCGTGGTGCAAACATTTTAGTTTATGCTCCGGAAGGCGAAGAACGTGCGAAACGAACGATGAACAGCAACTTAGGCATCATCGGCGGGATTTCTATTCTAGGCACGACCGGAATTGTTACCCCGATGTCGGATGAAGGCTGGAAAAAATCGCTATCGATCGAACTCGAAATGAAACGTAATCAAGGGATCGACCAAATTATCCTCGTTCCCGGCAATTATGGCGATGATTTTGTCCAAAATACACTTGGTTTCTCAAGTAATAATATCGTTTCGATGAGTAATTTTGTTGGTTATATGCTAAAAGAAACGCAGCGTCTCGCTTTCAAAAAAGTACTGATGGTCGGCCATTTCGGCAAATTAGTGAAGGTTTCGGCGGGGATTTTTACGACATATAGTAAAGATGCCGATGCTCGGGCAGAAATTTTGGTTGCCAATTTGGCTTTACTCGGCGCGCCGTTACCACTTTTGCAAGAAGTGGAGCAGTGCAATACGACGGAAGCGGCGGGTGAATTAATTGAAGCAGCTGGTTACACGCAAGTTTATGACGTTATCGCACAAAAAATTAAAACGAGATCAGAGCGCTTTTTGAAATTCACGAAACCAAGCGTGGAAATTGATGTTGTCACTTTTTCGACCGAGCGCGGTTTACTTGCTGCAACGAAAGACATCGACGTACTACGGGAGGAATGGCGATGATTACGGTAGTCGGAATTGGTCCAGGCGATACAAAACTATTAATCAATGAAGCAAAAGTGACGATAAGCAAGGCGGATACGGTATATGGCTCAACCAGACAATTACAAGAAATTGCCGAATTAACGACTGCAACACCCATGCTTTTACCAAAAAAACTAGCAGATTTAAAAAACATTCCTCATCAAAATCAAAATGTAGTGATTTTGGCATCGGGTGATCCGCTCCTTTACGGAATTGGCAACTGGGCGATGGCGAATTTTGCGAAAGATGTTCGAATTATTCCAGGTATTAGCGCCATCCAAATGATGTTTCACCAAATTAAATTACCAATGAATGATTGTTTTATTACGAGCAGCCATGGTAAAACGCCAAACTTTGATTTTTTATTGCAACATGAAAAAGTCGCAATGGTGACCGATACGATTATTGGACCATACGAAATTGCTGCTGAAATCTTAAAGCGAAACCTCCAAAAAATCATTTTTATAGGTGAAAATTTAAGCTCCAAAGAAGAACGAATCCACAAATTAAAGCCCGAAGATGTGGCAAAAAAATACGATATGAATGTAGTGGTGATTATAGATGAAGGATGAAGTATTTATTCGCGGCAAAGTACCAATGACAAAAGCGGAAGTACGAGCGGCGAGCATTGATTTGCTCGGTTTAGATGCTAGCTGTCGAAAATTCCTAGATGTCGGAGCTGGGACGGGGAGTGTAGGCCTTCAAGTAGCTTGTCAGTTCCCAGAAATCAAGGTCACTGCAATTGAGCGAAACCCGGATGCGGTCGATTTGATCAAACAAAACCAAGCCAAGTTTGGATTAGAGAATGTGGCAGTTATAGAAGCTTATGCGCCGATTGAATTAGCAGAAAACGATACATTTGACGCCATTTTCATTGGTGGAAGTGGTGGGAATTTAACCGATATTATTGATTGGTCACTGGCACAAATGAATCCGGGCGGCCGTTTAGTTCTTAATTTTATTTTGTTAGAAAATGCGTTAACCGCAATGAACCATTTAGAAAAATTAGCCGTGAGTGAATTAACGATGAAACAAATTCAAGTTTCGAGCTGGCATAAACTTGGCGCGGGGCATTACTTTGAACCACAAAACCCAACCATCATTATTGGCTGTAAAAAATTAGAGGAGTGAAGAAAATGGCAGAAGTACATTTCGTCGGAGCAGGACCTGGAGATAAAGAATTAATCACACTAAAAGGATATCAACTTTTAAAAGAGGCGGATGTAGTTATTTACGCTGGATCACTCGTGAATCCGGAGTTGCTGGAATATTGTAAAGCTGACTGTGAAATCCATAATAGCGCGAGTATGAACTTAATCGAAATTATTGACTGTATGGAAGCAGGTGTAACAGCTGGGAAAGAAGTTGTTCGTTTGCAAACGGGAGACTTTTCTATTTATGGTTCCATCCGCGAACAAGTCGAGGAAATGAAAAAACGCTCAATTCCATTTACATGTACACCTGGAGTAAGTTCATTCCTTGGTGCAGCGAGTAGTTTTGGCGTCGAATATACGGTTCCAGAAGTAAGCCAAAGTGTGATTATTACGCGAATGGCTGGCCGAACTCCAGTACCATCACGCGAATCGCTTAGATCATACGCAGCGCACCAAACTTCGATGGTTATTTTCTTATCCGTTCAAGGTATTAGAAAAGTCGTTTCAGAATTAATCAAAGGTGGCTATAAACCAGAAACACCAGCTGCGGTTATTTATAAAGCGACTTGGGCAGAAGAAAAGAAAGTAACTGGTACGCTAGAAGACATCGCGGAAAAAGTGACAGAAGCAGGAATTACGAAAACCGCACTTATTATGGTCGGCGATTTCCTTGGAGAAGAATTTTATTATTCCAAGCTATATGACAAGGATTTCAAACATGAGTACAGATAAAATTGCCATTATTGCTGTCACCGAACGTGGGCGTGATTTAGCAATAACGTTAGCAGAAACAGTAGCTGCAACGATTTTCGTTCCAGAAAAACATCACAATGCACACACACAAATCTTAACGCCAAATTTTGGAACAGGTCTGCGGACGATTTTCACGGAATATCAAGCGTTAATTTGCATTATGGCGACAGGAATTGCGGTTCGGACGCTGGCGCCAGTCATTGAAGATAAACTTTCAGATCCGGCAGTACTCGTCATGGATGAATATGGTCAATTTATCATTAGTTT belongs to Listeria swaminathanii and includes:
- a CDS encoding cobyrinate a,c-diamide synthase — its product is MNKILIAAASSGAGKTTVTLGIMHALRKRGLRVQPFKVGPDYIDTNYHQAITGVASINLDSFLIDDDAMLAALFQKHGESADISVIEGVMGLFDGLGIDRDNASTSFIAKCTKTPVILVVDGKAISTSAAAIVDGFNRFDPELKIAGVIINRVASENHFSLIKGAIERYTDVPVLGYLPKNVAVALPERHLGLVPQEEMTELETKWELLGDLIAEHVDLERLLEISKSSEDLVGESLDIALPDFSGLRVAYALDAAFHFYYQDNLELIRSTGATLIPFSPLEDKEVPKADFIYIGGGFPEVFAERLARNKSMRKSILAAHERCVPIYAECGGLMYLGSHLEMDDAQYEMVGIFSGISKMTTRLRKFGYCTATPSTDTLIGKKGSAIRGHEFHHSIFETTETPCLELSKKRDGEIVKEWLGGYQKGNTFASYLHIHFYQNPAILVQMFRSAQR
- a CDS encoding cobalt-precorrin-8 methylmutase; this translates as MNYIKNPAKIEEKSFEIIQQIIDDIRPDYTFQNKLEEAIIKRAIHTTADFDYLDSLVFQQDAIAKIIHVLQNKGTIFTDTNMALSGINKRLLDELGCQYHCYVSDPETMEIAKQHGITRSMAGIKLASLKDGPKLFVLGNAPTAVYKIIEMTESGELQADAVVAVPVGFVGAAECKEEILETDIPAIVARGRKGGSNLAAAIINAILITM
- a CDS encoding cobalt-precorrin-7 (C(5))-methyltransferase — encoded protein: MITVVGIGPGDTKLLINEAKVTISKADTVYGSTRQLQEIAELTTATPMLLPKKLADLKNIPHQNQNVVILASGDPLLYGIGNWAMANFAKDVRIIPGISAIQMMFHQIKLPMNDCFITSSHGKTPNFDFLLQHEKVAMVTDTIIGPYEIAAEILKRNLQKIIFIGENLSSKEERIHKLKPEDVAKKYDMNVVVIIDEG
- the cbiD gene encoding cobalt-precorrin-5B (C(1))-methyltransferase CbiD, with protein sequence MEDFIYYNGKKYRKGYTTGTCAAAAAKACVEMILTQEEVSAVQVTTTGGTILEIPVAHQQFSKNKATAAVQKDGGDDIDATHGMWIFVDVELTDSAEIVLDGGVGIGRATQKGISVAVGEAAINPAPRKNILATVRESLGENRGANILVYAPEGEERAKRTMNSNLGIIGGISILGTTGIVTPMSDEGWKKSLSIELEMKRNQGIDQIILVPGNYGDDFVQNTLGFSSNNIVSMSNFVGYMLKETQRLAFKKVLMVGHFGKLVKVSAGIFTTYSKDADARAEILVANLALLGAPLPLLQEVEQCNTTEAAGELIEAAGYTQVYDVIAQKIKTRSERFLKFTKPSVEIDVVTFSTERGLLAATKDIDVLREEWR
- the cbiB gene encoding adenosylcobinamide-phosphate synthase CbiB produces the protein MTLLFYTASFLLDCLLGDPYSWPHPIKAIGNWIQFLTNVLRKLFHAKALYFAGGLLFVLTVGMTGFVSWLILYLSAKIAFWLYAAVFIYLAYTTLAMTCLAKEARKIERTLADGDLAAARVQVGMIVGRDTDKLSAEQISKATIETVAENTADGVIAPLFYLFIGGPVLALMYKAVNTLDSMVGYKNEKYRAIGFVSAKMDDIANFIPARLSWLFLVIASFILRYDGRAAWVIGLRDRKNHTSPNCAYPEGAVAGALGITLGGTHEYFGETVVKPTIGSGTKPVTQTEISQTIHLLYAASTIAFIVFASIYLILF
- a CDS encoding decarboxylating cobalt-precorrin-6B (C(15))-methyltransferase; the protein is MKDEVFIRGKVPMTKAEVRAASIDLLGLDASCRKFLDVGAGTGSVGLQVACQFPEIKVTAIERNPDAVDLIKQNQAKFGLENVAVIEAYAPIELAENDTFDAIFIGGSGGNLTDIIDWSLAQMNPGGRLVLNFILLENALTAMNHLEKLAVSELTMKQIQVSSWHKLGAGHYFEPQNPTIIIGCKKLEE
- a CDS encoding ECF transporter S component; its protein translation is MKIQKLVLCAMLIAMCVIGANIKLMGSVAFDAAPAFIGTLLLGPMYGAVLGIFGHLTSALLAGFPLTLPIHLIVAGMMGVTMIAYGFTRQKLAEKNPLVAISVSSVVAFVFNCPLSLLALYPLMHQAVFVLFPVLAVGTICNILVAEIVYQVLPERWKRRIAGY
- a CDS encoding cobalt-precorrin-4 methyltransferase yields the protein MAEVHFVGAGPGDKELITLKGYQLLKEADVVIYAGSLVNPELLEYCKADCEIHNSASMNLIEIIDCMEAGVTAGKEVVRLQTGDFSIYGSIREQVEEMKKRSIPFTCTPGVSSFLGAASSFGVEYTVPEVSQSVIITRMAGRTPVPSRESLRSYAAHQTSMVIFLSVQGIRKVVSELIKGGYKPETPAAVIYKATWAEEKKVTGTLEDIAEKVTEAGITKTALIMVGDFLGEEFYYSKLYDKDFKHEYR